GGAGGCTGCATACCCATGAACAAGTCCACCTGGGAGTGCCCCGCTTGCGGTGAAGAGATCGAGGCCGGCGTAGACCACTGCCCCTACTGCGAACAATCCCTCTGCCCCGAATGCGGTGCCGCGCTAGACGAATCCGACGCGGTCTGCCCCAACTGCGGTGCGGAATTCGATTTCCTCTGCCCGGAATGCAACGGGGTGGTAAGCCCCGAGGATACCGAATGTCCCCACTGCGGCCTGAAATTCGCCTTCGTCTGCCCGACCTGCGGCGCCGAGGTGCTCATGGGTGAGGAAGAGTGCCCCGAATGCGGCCAGCTCGTCTGCCCGCGCTGTGGCGCCGCCATGGAAGAGGACGAGCTGAAGTGCAGTGCCTGCGGCTACGAGTTCGTCTACACCTGCCCGCAGTGCGGCGCCGAAGTCGCCGCGGATGCCGAAGAATGCCCCAAGTGCGGCCTCATCTTCGAGGAATGGCTCGAGGAACTGGAGGAGGAAGAGGAGGACTAGCGGTCTTGCCTCCCGCCGCCCTGAATATATCTCGGTCCATCCGTTCCCGCGGGTAATATTCCTGCGGGAACGTTTTTCACCGGGAAATCCCCACCGGGTACGACAAGGTCTCCATCCGTAGCGTAGGGCTTTGGGCAAACCGCTTCCGGGCGCGGAGTTTCAACACCCTCAACAACGTGCCTTTCGACAGCTTGCGCGCTCAATGGTATAATGGGGCCGGCATCCCACTTGCGCGGAGGTCCGCATGAAGATGTTTGACCTGGTCGTCCGAGGCGGAACCATCGTCACACCCGCCGGCATCACGCGCGCCGACATCGGCATCGAGGACCAACGCATCGCGGCTATCGGCGCCGATCTCCCCGGCCGCGAGGAACTGGATGCTCGAGGCATGTATGTCTTCCCCGGCCTGATTGACGTCCATGTGCACCTGCAGATGCCCGCCGGCGATATCGTCACCACTGACGACTTTTTCACCGGCACCATGGCGGCGGCCTGCGGCGGCACCACCACTATCATTGACTTCATCGAACAACTGCCCGGCGAATCACCGCGCGCTGCCGCCGGCGCCCGCCGCGCCGAAGCCGATGGGAAGGTGGCAGTGGATTACTCCCTACACCTCACCGGCAACAGCAGTGCGCCGGCGTTCCTGGAGGAAATCGCCGCCCTCGCCAAGGAAGGCTACACCAGCCTGAAGCTCTACACTACCTACGCCGACATAATGGTCGAGGACAAGGATATCCTGCGCCTGCTGGAGACCTGCAAGTCCCACGGCCTTCTGCCCATCGTCCATGCGGAGAACGATGCCATCATCGCCTATGAGCAGGCGCGTTTGCTGGCCGCCGGCCTGACCGCGCCGCGCTATCATCCTCACAGCCGGCCCTGCACCGCCGAGGCGGAGGCGGTCCAGCGCGTGCTCGCCCTGGCCGCAACCATCGATGTGCCCGTTTACTTCGTGCATATCTCCTGCGCCGAGAGCCTGGAGGCGGTCGAGCGCGCCCGCGCCGCCGGCCAGACCGTATACGTCGAGGTTACTCCCCAGCATCTGCTCCTGGATGAGCAGGCGTATGACCAGCCGGACTTTGAAGGGGCAAAATACTGCTGTGCGCCGCCCCTGCGCGCCCGCCGGCATCTGGACGCTCTCTGGCGGGGCCTGCAGTGGGGCAGGGTGCAGACCGTCGCCACCGACCACTGCCCCTGGGACTTCGCCACCCACCGCCAGCGCGGCCGGGATAACTTCACCCTGATCCCCAACGGACTGCCGGGAATCGAGACTCGCGCCTTGCTCTTATATCATTTCGGGGTCAATGCCGGCCGCATCTCCCTGCCCCGCTTCGTCGAGCTGTGCGCCACCATGCCGGCGCGCCTCTTTGGCCTGGCGCCGCGCAAGGGGAACATCGCTGTCGGAGCAGATGCGGACCTCGTGCTGTGGGATCCGGAGAGGGAAATCACCCTGTCCGCCAGCTCGCTCCACCAGCGTGTGGACTACTGCCCCTATGAAGGCTGGCAGGTGCGCGGCGCCCCAGATACCGTTCTCCTTCGCGGCCGGGTCATCCTGCGCCATGGACAGTTTGTCGGTGCGCCGGGCATGGGAAGGTTTGTGCCGCGCGCCCCATTCTCTCCTCTTCCGGGGAGGCCTGACCGATGAACGCGCCGCTGGATTGGGTCTCGGTATTGATCGGATGCACTGGCGTCGGGCTTTTGGCGCTCGCCGCCGGCATGATCGCCTTGGTGTTCTGGCAGTCGCGGAGAATGGAAGCAAAGCACCGTCAGAGAGAAAGCCAGCCCAATGATGAACAGCGGCAGACATGAGCGCCAGGCT
This DNA window, taken from Anaerolineae bacterium, encodes the following:
- a CDS encoding zinc-ribbon domain-containing protein, coding for MNKSTWECPACGEEIEAGVDHCPYCEQSLCPECGAALDESDAVCPNCGAEFDFLCPECNGVVSPEDTECPHCGLKFAFVCPTCGAEVLMGEEECPECGQLVCPRCGAAMEEDELKCSACGYEFVYTCPQCGAEVAADAEECPKCGLIFEEWLEELEEEEED
- the hydA gene encoding dihydropyrimidinase, yielding MKMFDLVVRGGTIVTPAGITRADIGIEDQRIAAIGADLPGREELDARGMYVFPGLIDVHVHLQMPAGDIVTTDDFFTGTMAAACGGTTTIIDFIEQLPGESPRAAAGARRAEADGKVAVDYSLHLTGNSSAPAFLEEIAALAKEGYTSLKLYTTYADIMVEDKDILRLLETCKSHGLLPIVHAENDAIIAYEQARLLAAGLTAPRYHPHSRPCTAEAEAVQRVLALAATIDVPVYFVHISCAESLEAVERARAAGQTVYVEVTPQHLLLDEQAYDQPDFEGAKYCCAPPLRARRHLDALWRGLQWGRVQTVATDHCPWDFATHRQRGRDNFTLIPNGLPGIETRALLLYHFGVNAGRISLPRFVELCATMPARLFGLAPRKGNIAVGADADLVLWDPEREITLSASSLHQRVDYCPYEGWQVRGAPDTVLLRGRVILRHGQFVGAPGMGRFVPRAPFSPLPGRPDR